A genomic region of Pyrus communis chromosome 14, drPyrComm1.1, whole genome shotgun sequence contains the following coding sequences:
- the LOC137715813 gene encoding multiple organellar RNA editing factor 8, chloroplastic/mitochondrial-like gives MATHFFSRSIPKSQAMASFLSRSLSTATSATSLSTTAAQSRSSSLSLLHRLRPLAGVMASAGRLSPAIVRCLSTRSTTSSLRDPNPNWSNRPPKETILLDGCDFEHWLVVMEAPQGDITRDEIINSYIKTLATVVGSEEEARMKIYSVSTRCYYAFGALVSEEVSLKIKELPGVRWVLPDSYLDVKNKDYGGEPFINGQAVPYDPKYHEEWIRNNSRANERNRRNDRPRNFDRSRNFERRRENMQNRDFQNTGPSPMPNQAGPNSGPGPANMGPPPPNRGPMSPNMGPPPPNRAPMSPNMGPPPPNRAPMPPPNMGQPNNYNNPQPSNNWNSGPPNSYNQAPPNSYNQAPPNSYNQMPPNNYNQMPPNNPGGVPPNNMAPPSNAEWNDPGQYQNNYTPDRDAGVNPGPNRY, from the exons ATGGCGACCCATTTCTTCTCTCGCTCGATTCCCAAGTCCCAAGCCATGGCTTCATTTCTCTCTCGCTCCCTCTCCACCGCCACCTCCGCCACTTCCCTATCCACCACCGCCGCCCAATCTCGCTCTTCTTCGCTTTCTCTCCTCCACCGCCTCCGCCCTCTCGCCGGAGTCATGGCTTCCGCCGGAAGGCTCTCCCCTGCAATCGTCCGGTGCTTGTCGACCAGATCGACTACGTCGTCGCTCAGGGACCCGAACCCTAACTGGTCGAACCGGCCTCCCAAGGAGACGATCCTCCTCGATGGGTGTGACTTCGAGCACTGGTTGGTTGTCATGGAGGCCCCTCAGGGTGATATCACTAGGGATGAGATCATCAATAGCTACATCAAAACCCTGGCTACCGTCGTCGGAAG tgaggaagaagcaagaatgAAGATCTACTCAGTTTCAACTAGGTGCTATTATGCGTTTGGGGCGCTTGTATCTGAAGAGGTTTCACTCAAAATCAAAG AGTTGCCTGGAGTCCGTTGGGTACTTCCTGATTCCTACTTGGATGTTAAGAACAAAGATTATGGAG GTGAACCTTTTATTAATGGCCAAGCAGTGCCATATGATCCCAAATACCATGAGGAATGGATAAGAAACAATAGTCGAGCAAATGAGAGAAACAGGCGTAATGACAGACCTCGTAACTTTGACAGATCAAGGAACTTTGAAAGGAGAAGGGAAAATATGCAGAATCGTGATTTTCAGAATACGGGTCCATCTCCTATGCCTAATCAAGCTGGGCCAAATTCGGGACCTGGACCTGCCAACATGGGTCCTCCACCCCCCAACAGGGGTCCAATGTCTCCCAACATGGGTCCTCCACCCCCCAACAGGGCTCCAATGTCTCCCAACATGGGTCCTCCACCCCCGAACAGGGCTCCAATGCCACCTCCCAACATGGGTCAACCAAACAACTACAATAATCCCCAGCCAAGCAACAACTGGAATTCTGGGCCACCAAACAGCTATAACCAGGCGCCTCCCAACAGCTACAACCAGGCGCCTCCCAACAGCTACAATCAGATGCCGCCCAACAACTACAATCAGATGCCTCCCAATAACCCAGGAGGGGTGCCACCAAACAACATGGCTCCGCCTTCTAATGCAGAATGGAATGACCCTGGACAATACCAGAATAACTACACGCCAGACAGGGATGCTGGAGTCAATCCTGGTCCAAACCGTTACTAA
- the LOC137714580 gene encoding receptor-like protein 2, whose protein sequence is MAKIEADKAREEAKVTAIEREFQANKKERELLRHSRSYYIYEERKALSCSKPSNTMAHGFLLIILLFTSIISTNIHACNQNERSALLSFNLTLSSPPLNWTSINCCTWEGITCNPEGRVTHLLLPSKGLHGVIFTSSSSLGNLTHLTHLNLSHNSLHGSLENKLFESLDSLEILDLSYNLLFGVLPLSLTSRNIRTLDLSSNRFHGPIPSSFFMLAWNLTSFNVSNNAFSSYIPSSICLHSNPLIRVLDFSSNQFNGNILRGFGRCSELQIFLAGHNNLSGLLPEDIYNATKLEEIAVPQNSLYGGISERIVNLNNLVILDLSFNQLSGVLPLRLGKLSRLKIIKLDFNDLQGSLPQSLMNCSSLVELRLAKNNLEGDITKLNFSKLVQLTKLDLYRNNFTGKLPTSLYSCRSLKAIRLALNNLEGQIQPEILSLNSLSFLSLGSLRLENVTGAMKILMHCKSLQILLLTHSFNGEGMPSDDDMVSFDGFRNLRFLSLAHCDLTGRIPVWLAKLKSLEILALDGNKITGTIPSWLGTDLPRLFNIGLSMNLISGEFPKELCRLPALVHELIAAQADQYDIELPLYIKTSSGVLITYGLRRILYGFPSLIDLSSNNITGNIPSEIGQLQLLQELQLDNNNFSGNIPDQMSNLKNLEALNLSNNHLSGKIPSSLASLNFLKSFDVSYNNLEGSIPTSTQLQSFEASAFEGNPKLCGAPLPNECRTDAHGKNNRDDEDDGHQLPWFYISAVFGFIFGFWGVCGSLIVKKTWRYAYFQFTDNVQDRLYVMLAVRMNRMKRWLS, encoded by the exons ATGGCTAAAATTGAGGCTGATAAAGCTAGAGAAGAGGCAAAAGTTACTgctattgagagagaatttcaagctaataagaaagaaagagaactacttag ACACTCGAGATCCTATTATATATACGAAGAGAGAAAAGCATTGAGCTGCAGCAAGCCTTCTAACACAATGGCTCATGGCTTCCTTCTCATAATCCTCTTGTTCACGTCCATTATATCTACAAATATCcatgcatgcaaccaaaatgAACGTAGCGCTCTCTTGTCCTTCAACCTCACTCTATCCTCTCCTCCTTTAAATTGGACTTCCATTAACTGCTGTACTTGGGAAGGCATCACTTGTAATCCGGAAGGTCGGGTCACCCATTTGCTCTTACCCTCGAAGGGGCTACACGGAGTTATTTTTACCTCGTCATCCTCACTTGGAAACCTCACTCATCTCACCCACTTGAATCTCTCCCATAATTCACTTCACGGTTCACTTGAAAATAAACTCTTTGAGTCCTTGGATTCTCTTGAGATTCTTGATTTGAGCTATAACCTTCTTTTTGGAGTGCTACCTTTGTCTCTAACATCTAGAAACATCCGGACACTCGATTTGTCAAGCAATCGCTTCCATGGTCCAATTCCGTCTTCGTTCTTCATGCTTGCTTGGAATTTGACAAGTTTCAACGTCAGCAACAATGCCTTCTCCAGCTACATCCCATCCTCTATATGTCTCCATTCTAACCCCTTGATTAGAGTGTTGGATTTTTCCTCAAACCAATTTAATGGCAACATTTTACGTGGTTTTGGGAGGTGTTCCGAGCTGCAGATCTTCCTTGCTGGTCACAATAATCTCTCAGGGCTACTTCCAGAAGATATCTATAATGCTACCAAACTCGAAGAAATTGCAGTACCTCAGAATTCACTATATGGAGGCATTAGTGAGAGAATTGTCAACCTCAACAACCTCGTAATCCTTGATCTCTCCTTCAATCAACTGAGCGGAGTACTCCCTCTCCGTTTGGGGAAGCTCTCCAGGTTAAAAATCATAAAGCTCGATTTCAACGACCTACAAGGTTCGTTGCCCCAATCTTTGATGAATTGCAGCAGCCTTGTAGAACTACGTTTGGCAAAAAATAACTTGGAAGGAGACATTACCAAGCTTAATTTCTCCAAACTTGTTCAACTTACTAAACTTGACCTGTATAGGAACAACTTCACTGGTAAGTTGCCAACAAGCCTTTACTCATGTAGATCCCTGAAAGCAATTCGATTAGCTTTGAACAATCTAGAGGGACAAATACAACCTGAGATTCTTTCGCTAAACTCTCTGTCCTTCCTCTCTCTTGGTAGCCTCCGATTGGAAAATGTCACAGGAGCAATGAAGATATTGATGCATTGCAAAAGTCTTCAAATACTCCTCCTTACGCATTCCTTTAATGGTGAAGGAATGCCATCTGACGATGACATGGTTAGTTTTGATGGATTTCGAAATCTTCGATTTTTGAGCTTGGCGCATTGTGATCTCACAGGTCGAATACCTGTATGGTTAGCAAAGCTAAAGAGCCTAGAGATCTTGGCTCTGGATGGCAACAAAATCACAGGGACAATTCCTAGCTGGTTGGGGACTGATCTACCAAGACTTTTTAATATAGGCTTGTCAATGAACCTTATTTCAGGTGAATTTCCGAAAGAACTTTGTAGACTACCGGCGTTGGTACATGAACTTATTGCAGCTCAAGCAGACCAATATGATATCGAATTGCCACTCTACATTAAGACCTCGAGCGGGGTACTAATCACCTATGGATTACGCCGCATATTGTATGGCTTTCCTTCATTGATAGATCTTTCTTCCAACAACATTACCGGTAATATACCGTCTGAGATCGGCCAACTGCAGCTTCTCCAAGAGTTGCAACTAGACAACAACAACTTCTCCGGCAACATTCCAGACCAAATGTCTAACCTTAAGAACTTAGAAGCTTTGAATCTCTCCAATAATCACTTGTCCGGAAAAATTCCATCGTCTCTGGCAAGCCTTAATTTCTTGAAGAGCTTTGATGTCTCGTACAATAATCTCGAAGGTTCAATCCCAACAAGCACTCAGCTCCAAAGCTTTGAAGCTTCTGCATTTGAGGGGAATCCAAAACTTTGCGGTGCCCCACTTCCAAACGAGTGTCGCACTGATGCGCATGGTAAGAATAACCGCGATGATGAGGACGATGGGCATCAACTACCGTGGTTCTATATTTCGGCTGTGTTCGGGTTTATTTTTGGATTCTGGGGAGTATGTGGTTCTTTGATCGTAAAGAAGACATGGAGGTATGCATACTTTCAGTTCACAGACAATGTACAGGATAGGCTCTATGTCATGTTAGCAGTGCGCATGAATAGGATGAAACGATGGCTTAGCTAA